The following is a genomic window from Polaribacter atrinae.
AGTCTTACAAATATAATCTTATTAAGTGATTCTGAAAATTAATTTATTAACAGGTTATGAGCATTTTGTTAATGAAATTAGAAACGTTATAATTATGTTAACAAATTTCAAGAACCCTGATAAAAAACTACATTTGTTTTTATGGTAATCTAAGATTTTTCTAAAGATTATTTTCAAAAATGTTGTTGACACGTTTATATTCAGTATCAACGGTACTTTACCAAAGAAGAATTGACCAATATATAAATATGAAGAAATTTTTACTTTCTACACTTGCAATTTTACTGATTTCTATTTCAGTATTCGCTCAAAAACCTCAAAAATTAACCTCGAATCAGATTTACGAGAAAGTTCAAAAACTGAACTTCTTAGGAACTGCTCTCTATATTGCAGCGCATCCAGATGATGAAAATACGCGTTTAATAGCCTATTTATCTAATAATGTAAAAGCAAGAACAGGTTATTTATCGTTAACAAGAGGAGATGGAGGTCAGAATTTAATTGGTTCTGAAATTAGAGAATTATTAGGGGTTATAAGAACTCAAGAATTATTAGCCGCTAGAAGAGTTGATGGTGGTGAGCAAATGTTTACAAGAGCCAACGATTTTGGATATTCTAAACATCCAGATGAAACGTTAGAAATTTGGAATAAAGAAGCGGTTTTAAGTGATGTTGTTTGGGCAATTAGAACTTTTAAACCCGATGTAGTTATAAATAGATTCGATCATAGAACTCCAGGTACAACACACGGGCATCATACAAGTTCTGCAATGTTAAGTGTAGAAGCTTTTGATATTGTAGCAGATTCTACAAAATATCCATCTCAATTAAAATATACAGAAACTTGGCAACCAAAACGTTTGTTTCATAATATTTCTTCTCGTTCTTTTAAAAGTCAAGAAGCATTTAACGAAGCTGCAAAAGATTTAATTTCTTTTGATATTGGAGAGTATTACCCTTTAAAAGGTTTGTCTAATAATGAGATTGCGTCTATAGCAAGTAGCCAACATTTGAGTCAAGGTTTTGGACGATTGACAACAAGAGGTTCTCAAAAAGAATATGTAGAGTTTTTAAAAGGAGATTCTTTAAAAGTGAAAAATGATGTTTTTGCAGGAATCAATACTACTTGGAGTCGTTTAAAAAATGGTAGTTCAATTGGTAAGATTTTAAAGGATGTTGAAGATAATTTTGATTTTATAAATCCGTCTAAACATTTACCTAAATTAATGTTAGCCTATAGCATGATTAAAGATTTAGAAGACAACCATTGGAGAACAATTAAAGAAAAGCAGATTAAAGAAATTATTGAAGCTTGTGCAGGTTTGTATATAGAAGCCTCTGCAAATAGCTCTTCTGGAACACCGAATTCTAAAATTGATGTAAATTTTGAAATCTTAAATAGAAGCGATGTAAATATTCAATTAACATCTATTATTTCTGAATTAGATAATAATGAAATTTTTAAAGGTTTTAATTTAACAAAGAATACAAAGTTTACATTTAAAGAAACAGTTGCTTTAAAAACAACTGCTTATACAGATCCTTATTGGTTGCGTAAAGAAGCTAGTTTAGGTATGTATGCTGTAGATAATCAAGAGTTAATTGGGTTGCCAGAAACACCAGGTATTTCTAAAATAAGCTATAAATTAATTATAGATTTTATTCCGATAACAATTTCAAAAAATATTATTAGAAGATATGCTGAAAGCGATAAAGGTGAAATTTATGAACCTTATCAAGTTTTACCAGAAGTAACCACAAAAATTAAAAACAAAGTACTTATTTTTTCTGATAGCATTCCTAAAAATATCGATGTAGAAGTAAGAGCAGGTATTCCTTTTGTACAAGGAAAAGTAAGTTTAAAAGTTCCAGAAAATTGGAGTGTAACTCCTACAGAAGTTAATTTTAATATTGAACAAAAAGAAGATGTACAAACGGTTTCTTTTTTAGTAACACCACCTAAAACTGCTTCGGAAGGAAAACTAGAGGTTGTTGCTGTTTCTAAAGGAAAAAGTTATGACAAAGAATTGGTAGAAATTAATTACAATCATATTCCTAAACAAAGTGTTTTGTTAAACTCAGAAGCAAAAGTTGTTCGTTTAGATATTAAAAAAGCAGGAAATAAGATTGGTTATATAAAAGGAGCAGGAGATGCGGTTCCAGAAAGTTTACGTCAGATTGGATATACCGTTGAAATTATAAAACCTCTTGATATTAATGAAGAGAATTTATTAAAATACGATGCTATTGTTTTAGGTATTAGAGCTTATAATGTTGTTGATGAACTAAAATTCAAACAAAAATTCTTGCTAGAATATGTAGCAAAAGGAGGAAATATGATTGTGCAGTACAACACCAATAGAAATGTAGATGTTGCGGCACCGTATCCTTTAAAACTGTCTAGAGATAGAGTAACAGATGAGTCTGCAGATGTTTTAATATTAGCAGAAGACAACCCTTTAATGAATTTTCCTAATAAAATTACCAACGAAGATTTTAATGGTTGGGTACAAGAACGTGGTTTGTATTTTCCTAATATTTGGCATGAAGCATATGTGCCTGTTTTATCTATGAACGATAAAGGAGAGCACATGAAGTTGGGTAGTTTGTTAATAGCAAAATATGGTAAAGGAAATTATATTTATACAGGTTTAAGTTTCTTTAGAGAGCTTCCTGCTGGAGTTTCTGGAGCATATAGATTATTTGCAAATATGTTGTCTGTAGGAAAAGAAGTTTCAAAGTAAGGTTCAGGGTTTAAGGTTTCAAGTTTGAGGTTTCAAGTTGGAATATTAAAGTGAAGTTTAAAAAGGACAAAAGTGGCAAACAAGTTTAGCCCTGATTGAGTTAGTTGTTTGAGCTCTTTTTTACTGTCAGTTCGAGTGAATTTGAGAAGAATGAGCAAATTTGTATCGAGAACAGAAGTAAAAAAAGCGAGTAACGAAAGCAGGAAATAGCTTCTAATAAAAATAAGATGAAAGAAGAAAAATACACTTGGAAAAAAGAATATTCATTGGTTTTAATAGCAAATGTAATTTACATTATTGCGTTTTATTTAATTACTAATTATTTTACAGCTTAAGCTATGGAAATTACAAGTAAACTACATCTTATAGATTGGATAATTCTGTCTGTTACCCTTATTTTTATAGTAGCTTATGGTACTTATGTAACTAGAAAAAACGACAATGTAACCGATTATATTAAGGGAGGAAGTGACTCTAAATGGTGGACGATTGGTTTGTCTGTAATGGCAACACAAGCGAGTGCTATTACGTTTTTATCTACACCAGGACAAGCGTTTCATAGTGGTATGGGGTTTGTACAATTTTACTTCGGTTTGCCAATTGCAATGATTATAATTTGTGTCGTTTTTATACCTATTTATCATAAATTAAAAGTTTACACCGCATACGAGTTTTTAGAAGGAAGATTTGATTTAAAAACGAGAAGTTTAGCAGCAATTTTATTTTTAGTTCAACGTGGATTAGCGGCTGGAATTACCATTTTTGCACCTGCAATTATTTTAAGTGCAGTACTAGACTGGGACTTGTTAACGCTGAATATTATCATCGGTTTTTTAGTGATTATTTACACCGTTTCCGGTGGAACAAAGGCCGTAAACGTAACGCAGAAACAACAAATGATTATCATTTTTATTGGAATGCTAATTGCATTTTTTATGATTATGAGCCAGCTTCCGGAGAATATTACCTTCACCAATGCATTAGAAATTGCAGGTGCTAGTAATAAAATGGAAGTGCTAGATTTTTCTTTTGATTTAAGTAACAGATATACCGTTTGGACAGGTATTTTAGGAGGTACTTTTTTAATGTTATCGTATTTTGGAACAGATCAAAGTCAGGTGCAACGTTATTTGTCTGGAAAATCGGTTAGAGAAAGTCAGTTAGGTTTAATTTTTAACGGATTTTTAAAAGTGCCAATGCAGTTTTTTATTCTGTTAATTGGTGTGATGGTTTTTGTTTTTTATCAATTTAATGCATCACCATTAAACTTTAATCCTACCGCAAATGATGCCGTTCAAAATTCTGAATA
Proteins encoded in this region:
- a CDS encoding PIG-L family deacetylase → MKKFLLSTLAILLISISVFAQKPQKLTSNQIYEKVQKLNFLGTALYIAAHPDDENTRLIAYLSNNVKARTGYLSLTRGDGGQNLIGSEIRELLGVIRTQELLAARRVDGGEQMFTRANDFGYSKHPDETLEIWNKEAVLSDVVWAIRTFKPDVVINRFDHRTPGTTHGHHTSSAMLSVEAFDIVADSTKYPSQLKYTETWQPKRLFHNISSRSFKSQEAFNEAAKDLISFDIGEYYPLKGLSNNEIASIASSQHLSQGFGRLTTRGSQKEYVEFLKGDSLKVKNDVFAGINTTWSRLKNGSSIGKILKDVEDNFDFINPSKHLPKLMLAYSMIKDLEDNHWRTIKEKQIKEIIEACAGLYIEASANSSSGTPNSKIDVNFEILNRSDVNIQLTSIISELDNNEIFKGFNLTKNTKFTFKETVALKTTAYTDPYWLRKEASLGMYAVDNQELIGLPETPGISKISYKLIIDFIPITISKNIIRRYAESDKGEIYEPYQVLPEVTTKIKNKVLIFSDSIPKNIDVEVRAGIPFVQGKVSLKVPENWSVTPTEVNFNIEQKEDVQTVSFLVTPPKTASEGKLEVVAVSKGKSYDKELVEINYNHIPKQSVLLNSEAKVVRLDIKKAGNKIGYIKGAGDAVPESLRQIGYTVEIIKPLDINEENLLKYDAIVLGIRAYNVVDELKFKQKFLLEYVAKGGNMIVQYNTNRNVDVAAPYPLKLSRDRVTDESADVLILAEDNPLMNFPNKITNEDFNGWVQERGLYFPNIWHEAYVPVLSMNDKGEHMKLGSLLIAKYGKGNYIYTGLSFFRELPAGVSGAYRLFANMLSVGKEVSK
- a CDS encoding sodium:solute symporter; this encodes MEITSKLHLIDWIILSVTLIFIVAYGTYVTRKNDNVTDYIKGGSDSKWWTIGLSVMATQASAITFLSTPGQAFHSGMGFVQFYFGLPIAMIIICVVFIPIYHKLKVYTAYEFLEGRFDLKTRSLAAILFLVQRGLAAGITIFAPAIILSAVLDWDLLTLNIIIGFLVIIYTVSGGTKAVNVTQKQQMIIIFIGMLIAFFMIMSQLPENITFTNALEIAGASNKMEVLDFSFDLSNRYTVWTGILGGTFLMLSYFGTDQSQVQRYLSGKSVRESQLGLIFNGFLKVPMQFFILLIGVMVFVFYQFNASPLNFNPTANDAVQNSEYVTEYQELEREHIIIENDKRLLFSDGFQAEEATRIQELNTRDLALKESAKEIIKKVNEKSIKKIESNDKDYVFIHFILNNLPRGLIGLLLAVILSAAMSSTASELNALASTTAIDLYKRNVREDKGEEHYVKASKWFTLLWGIIAISVACVANLFDNLIQLVNIIGSIFYGNVLGIFLLAFFFKKVNGNAVFRAALITQILICSIYYFGIYNLESQGLEPIISYLWLNFIGCILVIFFSLLFVFKAINKQSKVALIISLLAILKITYDVLNDVSLNIIHVVSLIVLFFFLGFFNIDKTILNEKES